The Enterobacter oligotrophicus sequence AACGGAGGGTAATTCTTCATCACATAAAGATGAAAATTTGGTTCTTTCCCAATACTCACTCAACTCCTCTTCTTTTGTATCCGTTATGCCCGCTATCATTTTGCTACGTTTAAGCAGAACTACACTGTCATGGTATCGAGGGCAGCTATGCGAATTCGCGTATGGGCATACAGTTGCTGCATTTCGATTATGACTCTCGTTATCCCACCAATTTTTATCAGGAATAATTCTTTGCATAATTTGACTGTTATCTCGCGATTAAATGAATTTTTAACTCTATACATAGCTTATCAGCTCTACCATACCTGCCGCCACTGTACGTATCCCTGCAAAAAGAACCATCACTTTTAGAGAGTCTCTGGCCCTCTAACTTCCACTGTTGGCACTCTGCCGACATTTGAAATTTACCCTTTCCCGCACACCTGAACCTGGCTTTAGCAAGGATTGCAGTCGCTAAATAGCGATATCCACCTCGGGATTTGGCTATTGCCTGCCTCTCCGATGATACTTTTACTCCGGCCGTGTAAGCGACCGGAGCATAAATTTAACCCCTGTCAGAATACTCTTTCAACATGGTAAGAACCGCCCATCGTGCCGCATCATCTGCGATATTCTCAGGCAGAGCATCAGCCCGCAGATTGATATAAGCGTCAACAGCCATTCTGATGGCAACACCAACGGAGTCACGATCGTGCGTTGCCAGCGTGGAAGTCAGCAGACCATCAGGATCAATGCCGTAGAATTCAATGCGGCGAACCCCACGTTGCGGTAGATTTGCGCGACGGTACAGCATTGGTCCCAGCACCTGCTCCCGGAAGAATGCCAGCATACCAATCGCCTCAAAGAGTTCGCCCCTTCCCAGTTTAACCACTGCGTAATGAAGCCAGATCCAGGCTCGGGACTCAAACCACTCCGGCGTCATGTTGGGCCAGTGAGCACTAAATTTTGCCAGTTGTCGCTTCAGAGCAGTGTTATCACGGGTAAATAACACCGCTGGCTCCTCAACGCGTTGAGTGAGCATGTCCAGGATGACAAATTTCAGATCGACATGGAGGAGTTCAGGGCCATACAGGCATATAAGCAGGCGAGGCTCTCCCACATGTTCCCCGGTGAAAGCATGCAGCAGATGGCCTAATGTTCCGGCAAGTTCCCTACGCTGCGTCATAATTTCGTCATAGTAGAGAGGATCTACGACAACGACAAAATCGAGATCGGAGTATTTATCAAATCCGCCATGAATCATCGAGCCGCCAGCAAGAAGGGAATGAATTCGCGAATCTGACTGAAATTTAAGTTTGAGTTGCTCTGCAAAACTTCTGTGTAAATCGGGTAACGTACTCAGCATACTTTTTCCTGTTCACAAAAAATACAAAGCATTTCAGAATATCGAGTTGTTTATATTCAGGCCAGATATTTTTTGAAGGAACAGTTATGTCCTTAGAAAATTTACTCACTTACTCGCATGTCCACTATTGGTCGACATCTGGCGCACAATCGCGCCAGATGCCATTCTGCTCGTCTAATCTCAGTGATGCTGCAACAACACCTGTGAAATCTTCCTCGCTTCACCTGCCGGATCTGCCGAATGCGTGATCGCTGATCCCACAATCACCACATCCGGGCCTAACAGCGCATAGTCCTTCACCGTCTGGCTGCTGATGCCACCTGCCACGGCAATCCGGGCTTTCCGGCGCGCCTTCAACATCGTTATCAAATCATCAATCGGTTTGCGCCCTGCAGCCTGCTGGTCGGTGCCTGTGTGTACCGCCAGCATATCCGCGCCC is a genomic window containing:
- a CDS encoding nucleotidyltransferase domain-containing protein, which encodes MLSTLPDLHRSFAEQLKLKFQSDSRIHSLLAGGSMIHGGFDKYSDLDFVVVVDPLYYDEIMTQRRELAGTLGHLLHAFTGEHVGEPRLLICLYGPELLHVDLKFVILDMLTQRVEEPAVLFTRDNTALKRQLAKFSAHWPNMTPEWFESRAWIWLHYAVVKLGRGELFEAIGMLAFFREQVLGPMLYRRANLPQRGVRRIEFYGIDPDGLLTSTLATHDRDSVGVAIRMAVDAYINLRADALPENIADDAARWAVLTMLKEYSDRG